ACATGTCAAATTGCTGCATCAGCTGGGCAGCATTGGTGTAGTCTTCGGGGCTGAAGGTTTCTGGATTGAATTCGTGCATTAGCTGAGCAGCATTAGCACTATATGTCATTGGCTCCAATTGGAATACATTCATCAAGTGGGCGGCATCATTGAACATCATGCTTGAAGGGAGTGGTTGAGTTTGGCTGGTGTCTAAAAGAGGCGCATTCGACAAGCTTGATACCCTAGATCTCGCGTGTTGCATGGGTTCAACTGCTGCAATAGGAGCTTCGTATTCATGAAAGGAGTGGGCAGAGGCTCCCACATTTGCCGTGCTAGAATGCGACAACCCAAGGTTCGGCGAGTTCATCGGACTCGGAAATTCTGCGCCATTGGGGTTTGTAGCGTGGAGACTGCTATCAACAGTCGTCTAGGCGCTTTGGCCAGACGGCTGGCAAAATGCTGGTCTTGGTGAATgaaattgaggattctttccAGTCCGTTTCGATGTTTTTGGGTTACGCTTTTTGTGGATCCGCGTTTTTTGGCCATTTTTCCGTGTTGGTTTGATGTTTTGATCACTTTCATTCGATTTAAAGATGGATACCTGCGAATAGAACTGGTTTGTGATGAACCCCACTATGTTGTTTGCCGCAGATGTTGTAGAATTTTCTGGTTGGAAGCCAAGTGAACTGTAGTGGTTAAGGACGATATCCACATCACTTGTTTTGTTCAGGCACTTTTCTAGAAGGTGCAACGCATTATCAGTGATGGGGTCGAATATGATATAATAATTTGATAGATatattttcttttttttttgtgcaCTTTACGACTTCCCATTTTTCCATGATCGCACTCAGGTATGCTATCTGCAGCCGCTATTGTTAGGTGCAAGTTGATTGACCCCACATAAAAGGGCAATACTCACATCACGTTTGAAAATATCAAGCGCAAAGAGGAACTGGGCTCTCCTGTAATACCATACTGTGCTATACAATTCGTCCTAACGGGAACATGCCCAATACTAGGTAGGATCTGTTTCTTTACTGAATACTTTCGACCAAGCTCTAAATAAAACTTTATAGACGTAAGCCACTTGATCCAATGAGGATTAGTTCATTGTTAAACGATCAGGATGTTTGCTGGCAATCGAGGGAAACGTCGAATATCTTTGATCATGTTTATACGGTGACGCCGAGATCAACGGTCCAATCCGGTAGGACTCATTCCAAGCAGGTGCAACTTTCGGACCTATCACTTATCTCTACGAAAGAGTCTGGTCACATCAGCAATCACAATGGCCACAATCGAAGATACAGTGACGAGGAGTTTGGTTTATCTGGTACAAACGCACTGTTCATCGCCAACGATAGGACAAAATACTTATGGACTTTAACCACCAATTTTCAAACCGCCAACGTGATTGCGTCAATGGAATGAGAACCAAGCTCAATCAAGAGATCATGGAAAAAAAGGCTACCATCCCGCAGTCAGATTCAAGTCCAGGCAGGCACTTCCCATCTGGATAAGGCAACATCTCTCATTACCCGCGCGAATGTATCGTACCCGTGGATACTGGAAGCTTTGGAAACTACTCAATCTTCTGCTGGAAGTGATGAGATGATAGAGAACGTCTCTAGACTAAATTGATATGATCCTATTTGTATAACACCACAACAACATTGAGTGCCTttaggagatgactggtttttttttgccgtAAATGAGTTTGATCATTACTATATTCCGTATGAGTTTCCATAAATCGGGGTATAGAGATAAAGTGTGGTCAGTGTGTGCTGATTGAGCATGCAAAACGTGATGATTAGTTCGCGTGTGCTGTCTAACACGTATAGATCTAGTGACTTCGAGCAATTAAAGTCCCCGGTTTAGAATAAGTGCAAAATCGGAGATTTGCTGCAATTAAtctgattttttttgggttgaaGAGATCTAAAAGAACTTGCTAATTAAGAGACCCTACCACTTTTGGAGTTATATTAGAAAATACGGAGATATCGCGGATATATTAGTAGGAGATTCGGAGGATGTTTATTAGTCTGCATTGTGCCTACTATGGTCATTTACCGGTGCTGACCTATTGGATTATATAAAGCTAGCTACTTCCCTAATTCATTCTTCTACTTATCTCAACCCCTCCTCGCGATGCCAGATGCCGGATTTAAGCCCATACCAATGAGCGCAACCGATAAGCTCAGAGAGTATTATCAGAATTCTCTTGGAAATCTCGGTCTTGGTCAGCTCTGCTGTATTTCTAGAACGTTTTCTAGAACGTTAGGCGAGCCAAAAAACGCACGAAACGAGAAAGGCATAAAAGCCTCTACAATATGTTTAACCACTGAGCTGAAAAGCAGAAACAATACGATCGATTCTCTCATTCTTACGCACGCAACCTATCACTCTTTATGTTTAGAAAAATCTCTTCAAATTTCAGTGGAATCAAGAAAAATACTAAGGGCAATCACAACCGTTATGAAACTCGAAAAAGAGTATACGAATGGTGGCATGGGTAagtcttcttttccttttctctaTAACTGGAGCTAAACTGTGTAGGGGACAATATGGAAAATGTGGGTATCAAAACTATAAGAGACGGTGATGGCTATGCATTTGAACTGTTTCAACTAACCGGTATTATTCTATTTTATCTACTTTTATTATCATTTTGCGTTCGTACAATACGCGCCGGACGGCATAAATGACCGAGAGCGCTCCAAGCCATTGGCTATTAATTGCTGAACAAACCTTTTCTCTTGGCGTATCGCTTGGTTGATGCCTTTGAGATTGTTAACAGTGCTTGGCCCAGAGTGATGAATCAGTAAAAGTGCTCTTGGCCATTTGCGGGATCAGTGAAACCGTGAGGGATAAGGTCTATAAATTGAAGGTGAAATTCCCCCTACCGTTGTCCTTAATCTCACCCACCCAGAATAAGCTGATTGTGCAATCCTTTATCTCATACCAAAAGTCCCGTCCTCAGCTTGCTTGGCACCATGGCTGGCCACTGATACGACGACCTACAACGTCTACCGAGTCTATTTCAAACAAAGCGACAAGCCCGATCATCAAGGCATTGCTCTTGTTCCCGCGCAGATGGTGGATCAAGGCCGTGGAAGATTCTACCTATAAGGCTCAGCATTTCAATTTCAGATCCCGAAAGCGAAGCTCTCCGACTTCGAAGGAATTGCTGCGAAGCAGAAGGTTCCTCACGATCCACGTGTACTCACGGAAAAGAATCCTTCCCCACCACCTCGAAATTGTGCTGATTGGGTCGACGATGTTTTGAAGGAGGCGAAGAACAAGCTAGTGGGATGAGGCTTCGATTATAAGGGAATGAATGTGGAACCGAGGGGATAGCACCAGGAGTTGTTGAGGGTAGATTAGATTTTCAAATACCTATTGTATGTAGTGACCAGACCATGATACACATACACGCTAAATCAATAGCTTTTCCATCAAAAAAGAGTGTATGAAGAATTCAGCGTGATACGGTTGAAGGATTTGCAACAGATAGTCTGTCCAATCACTCTGCCAGCCCCATACAAGTAGTGCCTTTGCGAATTCCCAGTATTCTGGATACCAACCACTTCGCTCCCAGTCTATAATGGCGACCACATGTCCATCTTTCACCATAACATTCTGAGGCCGGATATCACCATGCGTAAATAAGATGCGGTGGGATTGAGAAAGCATTCCACTAAGAAAACTTTTGATGTGGCGTTTCGGCACAGTCTTTTGATAGGCGTTAATGAGAGCCGTGTTAAAGTCCCGCTCCGAATCGAATGGGCCTTTTCAAAGAAATAATTAGTCCAGATCAAGCGGTCCCTGCGTGTTCCATTCCCAAGGTCTGGGTTTTGTACCTTTGTCAAGAGAGGTCGCTAAACTGCGGTCAGTAACAGGACCATGATCTATGGAGCCAATATAGCCAACGTTCCCTATATTGCGGATCTCCTGGATATAGCTTGCAATTTGTCTTGAAATTTGGGATTTGGCGGAGACGCCAAAAGAGTCCCAAGCTGTGTGGAGTGTTTCGCCGGCAATGAAACTCATGAAGATGTAGGTATCATAAAGGCCTCCGTAATCGCCAACATCACGATCAATTGGACCGTACGTATAATATGCAAAAACTTTGGGCACAGGAACCCTTGTATTCTGCGCAACATGAATCATGGTTTTGGCCTCGATAATGTTGACATGAGCACCAAACTTGACGACAACTTCAGGTGATATCTTCACAATGGTGACACCTTGGCAGAAGATCAGGTTGCTTTGGTCTTGGCAAAATTGGTTGACAATACCGGGATGCGGTAAGCAAAAACCAGGCGCAGAGAGTATTGCACATTCAAAAGAGGCTCGGAAATCGAGGATTGGGAACTACTCAATTCTGTAGTGGAAGACATGTTTCGGTGGAATGACAGAGAGAGTAAAAATGTAAAAGAACTGAGTCTTGAAGATgagaagagatcaaacaAGACTCGGGCTTTGAATCATGTGCAACCAAGCCACCCATAACCCCACGCTCGGGGCTTATTTTTGGAGGTTTCAACAAAATGGAACCAGACGAAGCAAATCAGCGTGCAATGTTTCGAGGAAGGATTACAAACGAGGCTGGCCTAAATATGTTAAACATGTATGCGTGTGAATTTGTGCGTTTTAACGACCGACTACAACTATGCCTCATTTTCAATACCAATTACGAATAATCAGCCTTGATAATGCAAGCAACGTAACGCGAGGTGGATATCTAATAACGAGGTGTCTATTTGAACCGAGGCGCTAGGAAGCGCGACTAAGCATTTGAAAAGAGTGAAGTCCAGCTCCTATTTTAACTAGGGAATTGCCAGACGCGGTTGGTCCAAATTAATCTTGTCAGGTGACTGACTGTGTTGGTTAGGCACCAAAACCCCTCTCCTTGACAGCTTGAAATTCGTTCTATTTTGATTCCGTCAGCCACGCCAACCTCTCCTTGAAATCTAGGTCAAAGTTTTCATGGTTTTGGCGACCACCACAACTCACCAGTTCAAGTCTCGAAGGCCAGTGCTGGAAATTAAGACAGGTCTTCACCCGCCGATGCTTCGCCTCCAACCATGCCAACCACGCACTCGTTTAAGCCCCGAAGGCAATAGGATATTGGCTTTAATACACGAATGGCTTCCAAGTGCAGAGTTTGAAACCGACAAATCCGGCAACAGGCTCTACACCGACGCTAAACGGGACCTTTACGTTGCGCCGCTTCTTTCCCTATTAAATTTGAAGGGGTGAATCCCTGAGTTACATTCTTTAAGCAGATAGATGCTAAGTGAATAATACCATTAGCACCTCGGCTACTTCATTCAGCGTTGCTCTGTACCAACACCCGTCGAGAATTCCACTGGCCCGGGCTATCTAATCCCCGTCGCGAAAATCAATCAGACAACACCGACAACCATACCTGGTGGTCCCCTAGAGCCAGGATCGTATATTCACTTCACTTCGGGAGAGAAATTCCTCGTCACACCAGAAATTGATTGTGTATTTGTGGTTACACCTCAACAGCAAAAAGGATATCCCGGCGCCTAGCTCAATAACTAAAGATGGGTCGTGTGGGAACATTTTGAGCAGAATTGTGCATCTCTTCCGGGGTACATGGGTGTTGCAGTGGCGTCATTGACATACAAACGTCTGGTGGAAGCGTGCAAGAATCAAAGGGTGCATGCAAAGCACAAGTCGAAGGATCAAGGACCCAAAAATGCCCCATCTCCGCTCGCATGGAAGGGTCAAGAATATAAGGATGCCCGAGTAAATCAGAGCTTCTCTGGGTTTCTTCAGTTGAGATGTCGTATAGGCGTTCATGTCCCCTCATAGCCTGTGTTGAGGAGTCGGACAGTTGAGGGGAGGTGGCCGTCATGGTAAGGGGACCATCATCTCTGGCGTTAGGTTGAAGGACCACATGTGGGAAGTTGTAGGAATGTATGCTGTTAGTACCGTCTGTGCGACTGTTCAGAATATCGCCGTATTCAGTCCCATTGGGGATTTGCACGGCCATAGTATGGGGCTGTTGGTCTTGCGCTACGTTGCGTGGTTGTTGGTCATACATATCTGAAGCAGACGAAATTAATGAAAGGTGGTCAAGCTCTGGGCCACCCGAACGTACCATCTTGAGAAAATTGACGTTGGTTGAGTTGGGTATTCCCTTGCTCGCTTGCAAAAATTGCGACGGGCGATGCATGTCGCATGTTCGCATCGTCCAAGCAAGCATTGTCTGGTCCTTGACAATGCGTAGAATGCTCTGCCTGTCcattcgtgttcgacctaGCTAATATTTCCGTAGCTGGAATGGGCCTTTTCGTTAACCCAACAGATAAACCAGAGATGGCACGAGGCGGCGAGTCAACACGCCGGCGTTTATTTTGTCTGGCTGTGGTCGGATTACCGAGGTTGTGCGCCCGAGCACATCGTGCTCCCATGTACCTCACTGAGACGATTAGTACAAGTACGGATAAACGACGAACCACAAGCAAATTCTTACCACAATCAATATCGTAGGTTTCCTGGCATTGATTTCTCCACTCAGACTTTGCCGCAAGGCCAGAAAATCCTGGTGAATTGCGAATCAATTCCGCTAGCCGTGGCAGGTACTGATAGTTCAAGTCTCTAAACCTGTGAAACACGAAGAAGACAGGTGAAGAAGCACTAGTTTCGCCATAAAGAGTTTCAAAGACTCGGAATTTAATCCTATTCTGGATAGCCTTTCTAGttgttgcttcttcttgttctcctTGCTGGGCCAGATATTCTCCAATGTGACCAGTACGCTTTGTAGCCTGTTCGAGATTTTGAGCCAGTATCTCAACCCGGGAAGTTTCAtgggtcttttttttcctatgCCAAGTATTCATCAGCCAAGGAACAACGCCCAAGATTTGCCCGGAATGTCGCCGTAAGAGAGCGATTTTTTTGGTCAGCATGATGTCAACAACGCGAGGATCCTTGCCTGTCCAGCTCCCGCCTGTGGACACTGCGGTAAACTTTGACAGTTTATCCAGTCGTTGCATGGTCTGTTGTAACATGCTCTGCTGCACTGCCTCGGTGTTCATAGATGCACATGGCTTTGATTGCTTCCCGTTCGGTCGCAGAGAATTTGATTGTTGCCGATTTTCCTGTGAATCACTAGCTTCCCCTTGGCCTGGCTGCTCGCCAACAAAATCTGGCATATTCGTTTGGTCTTTCGGGCTAGGATCCTGCGAATTGGTGGTGCGTGAAACTTCACAAGATACATTGGTAGCCTCTGGGACTCCGTCGCTAGCATTTTCATTGTCATCCAGAGAACTTTCTCTTTCCGACTCTAATACAAATCCCGAGGTTTGGGCAATGAGAAAGCGTCTCGGATTCACAAATGCAGATTCGAGCTCCCCATGATAGGGTAACAATTTGTCAGTATCTGGATTTGATAGAcgtagctccaagagctacaacaggatctagaactgaagttccagataaacaggtcggagatcacgtgccgtgatcttcctctaactaagcatcacggttcgcaccgtgacatggACCGTGGGCGTTATGGACGGGCACTCGAAAATCTAAATAGCCCACCGCACACCGTGGACGGGCGATGTCGGTCTACTAAGAAGCTTCTTTAGAGTGGGCTATCTTATTTAGTCTCATTAAAGTAAGAATTCCGAATCCTAAGAACTACCTATAGACTTGGTATTAGAAAGATGATGGTAGCGAAAAAGATACTAAGGGCCCTTCCACTAAGTAGTAGTATTTCAGTTTTATTCTGATTCGCGGATCACCTAAGGATAGTCGATCTCTTAGTTAGGTTAGTACATAGTATGTAATCTATTCCTCTACTATATATTTACCTAACCCGAATTCTCCTCGGTTATTTTCTAGTCTCGTTGTGTAGGTGTGTGTAGACATTTGATTGAGCAATCAATAACCTCATGCCATGCAAAATCATgcacatacgaccatagggtgtggaaaacagggcttcccgtccgctcagccgtacttaagccacacgccggtgagttagtagttgggtgggtgaccaccagcgaatcctcactgttgtatgttttttgtttttttaaCTAACCTCTTCTCATTTTGACTCAAGGCCAACAGTTGTCACGTCTCATCCCACACAATCCTTAGATCCTCAATATCATGCAACATCTCCCCTAACCGCCTGGTAGCCTGACGCAAAACCTCGCCCGGCACAGCCGCGATCTCACACAAATCTAGCTGCAAGACCCCGAAATACACTGTCACCTTAGTGACCCGTACATTGGGCGTTGTTGCCATTGGGCCATCTGTGTTTTTGTCGCGAGTGCTCGACGGAGGTTGGGTTCGATCTAAGCCACCCCCGGTCGTGCGAAATGAGTTAAGCGGGTCATCTCAAAGCTTAGGATTCATATACCAACACCCCCACCGTGAGGCTGGGTCCCACGCCAGCCTCCGATCATTGACGAAACTGCCGCCTCAAATAGCGTGAGCATCTTGATGGCCGCATCTATCATCATTTCCAGCGTTCGTGCATCTAGATGGGCATCGGCTACGGGGCAGCCATACAATAGTTCCCAGTGATCGATGAAAGATTCTCCGAGAATGAGGACTTCATCTAGAGGTATGTAGAATGGCTCTGAAGATCTAGTCGAGAAGGTTAGGAAGCGATTGAGGGCTTGTGCTGTCCGGGCGAGACAGTTGCAAAGCGGTAGGGCTTGAGGGCGGGGCATTTTTGGTGAGTTTCAAGTGAACAGGTAAAAAAGCTGACGATTTGTCTGAGAAGTTGGTCTATTCTTAGTGTTGTAACCTACACATAGGGAATGGTATCACACTTCCCGAGGGAATCCTTTTGATGGGTACTGGAGGGTTCTGAACTATCAACCACTGCCCATCACCCCTTGCAACTTCGCATTGCTTCGGAGAAATATGCTTGCGACAGTTGCGCACGCCATCGTTGAAACGTATTACGGCATTGCTACCCAtagaggaggggggggggggggggggggggctcaTGTTGCTCGCAAAGAAGGGCTCGACGCAACCTACACCGGGATTTTTGGGTATTTATTTTCATCTCGTTCATCTATCGGGTAATTTCCTTGTTGGCTAGGTGCTTAGCTGCCCAAATCGATGAATGTTTCAAGTACCCGGCGTGCATGCTTCGATGTTGTTTGAACAGGTCACAGTCAATTCGGCTGGTAGGGTCCTGAGGAATAGAAGTACATCGTCGACAATTTTACCTTTTGTTCCTGTGCAGCACCTAAAATTAAGGTGAACTATGGTCTCACGCCGGCCAAGCCATATACTAAGATCGAGTTATAAAGGGTCAGCGGACCAGCCATGTTCGGTTTTGGGGATCGGGGATCGGGGATTTGTGCACTTCGGCTTCTCCGGGGTGGAGACGAGAGTTATGCATGAAACTGGGATATAGATAGTACAAAAAGTGATCAGGGACTGTAAGAACTGACTGGTCTGGCAGTTTTGGTAAATTGGTAAGTCTCGTTTAATAGGACATCTCTTAAATCTTCGCTTCAAGATCAAATCTCATCCGATACGGTCTCATCGAcagatgcctcaggcacacATCGTCTGAATTCGCCCAATCAGGCAATTGCCGAGGCATCCAACCATTTCCTTCGCCAAGTCCTTTTCGATTCTGATGATTTTTGATGACTTTCGAGGGTTCTTCCCAACAACTCCACATGCCCTCAAAAGATTGGTGCTAGT
The nucleotide sequence above comes from Penicillium digitatum chromosome 1, complete sequence. Encoded proteins:
- a CDS encoding Protein kinase-like domain, with translation MIHVAQNTRVPVPKVFAYYTYGPIDRDVGDYGGLYDTYIFMSFIAGETLHTAWDSFGVSAKSQISRQIASYIQEIRNIGNVGYIGSIDHGPVTDRSLATSLDKGPFDSERDFNTALINAYQKTVPKRHIKSFLSGMLSQSHRILFTHGDIRPQNVMVKDGHVVAIIDWERSGWYPEYWEFAKALLVWGWQSDWTDYLLQILQPYHAEFFIHSFLMEKLLI
- a CDS encoding Transcription factor encodes the protein MPRPQALPLCNCLARTAQALNRFLTFSTRSSEPFYIPLDEVLILGESFIDHWELLYGCPVADAHLDARTLEMMIDAAIKMLTLFEAAVSSMIGGWRGTQPHGGGVGI